Proteins from a genomic interval of Stenotrophomonas maltophilia R551-3:
- the sufT gene encoding putative Fe-S cluster assembly protein SufT, which yields MYSRSSEPVHFERDCEAVMVPQGDTVTLPAGSYGYITQALGGSYSVFVEGNLFRIAGKDGDAIGKEAPAPLELPADATDEQVEQLVWQQLRTCFDPEIPVNIVELGLVYEVEIKHLDEGQREIDVKMTLTAPACGMGDILVDDVRSKLEMIPTVAEADVELVFDPPWNQHMMSEAARLETGML from the coding sequence ATGTATTCCCGTAGCAGCGAACCTGTCCACTTCGAACGCGATTGCGAGGCCGTGATGGTCCCGCAGGGCGACACCGTGACCCTGCCCGCCGGCAGCTATGGGTACATCACCCAGGCGCTGGGCGGCAGCTATTCGGTATTCGTGGAAGGCAACCTGTTCCGTATCGCCGGCAAGGACGGTGACGCCATCGGCAAGGAGGCCCCGGCACCGCTGGAGCTGCCGGCCGATGCGACCGACGAGCAGGTGGAGCAGTTGGTGTGGCAGCAGCTGCGCACCTGCTTCGATCCGGAAATTCCGGTGAACATCGTCGAGCTGGGCCTGGTCTACGAGGTCGAGATCAAGCATCTGGACGAAGGACAGCGCGAGATCGACGTGAAGATGACGTTGACCGCGCCGGCCTGCGGCATGGGCGACATCCTGGTCGACGACGTACGCAGCAAGCTTGAAATGATCCCGACGGTGGCCGAGGCCGACGTCGAGCTGGTGTTCGACCCGCCGTGGAACCAGCACATGATGTCCGAGGCGGCCCGGCTCGAGACCGGCATGCTTTGA
- a CDS encoding branched-chain amino acid aminotransferase has protein sequence MSQSIPSFAVTRSDHPRSAEERAQILEKPGFGLHFTDHMVEVRWDKDTGWHNANVRAYGPLQLDPAAAVLHYGQEIFEGIKAYRHADGSIWTFRPDANGRRLQRSAQRLALPELPVEIFIESLKQLIAVDSAWVPSADESSLYFRPFMIGDEAFLGVRGAHKAGYYVIASPAGPYFAKGVAPVSIWLSTEYARAAKGGTGAAKCGGNYAASLLPQQKAQAQGCSQVLFLDPVEGKYLEELGGMNVFLVYKDGTLVTPQLSGSILEGITRESILQLARDRGMKVEERKVTIDEWKQGVTSGEIAEVFACGTAAVVTPIGQLKGEGFSVGDINAPAGEVTMSLRKELTDIQYGRLPDRHNWLVKLG, from the coding sequence GTGTCCCAGTCCATTCCCAGCTTCGCCGTCACCCGTTCGGACCACCCGCGCAGCGCTGAAGAGCGCGCCCAGATCCTGGAGAAGCCGGGCTTTGGCCTGCACTTCACCGACCACATGGTGGAAGTGCGTTGGGACAAGGACACTGGCTGGCACAACGCCAACGTGCGTGCCTACGGTCCGCTGCAGCTGGACCCGGCCGCCGCAGTGCTGCATTACGGCCAGGAAATCTTCGAAGGCATCAAGGCCTACCGCCACGCCGACGGTTCGATCTGGACCTTCCGCCCGGACGCCAACGGCCGTCGCCTGCAGCGTTCGGCGCAGCGCCTGGCGCTGCCGGAGCTGCCGGTGGAGATTTTCATTGAATCGCTGAAGCAGTTGATCGCCGTCGACAGCGCCTGGGTGCCGTCGGCCGATGAGTCGAGCCTGTACTTCCGTCCGTTCATGATCGGCGACGAAGCCTTCCTCGGCGTGCGCGGCGCGCACAAGGCCGGCTACTACGTCATCGCCAGCCCGGCCGGCCCGTACTTCGCCAAGGGTGTCGCCCCGGTGTCGATCTGGCTGTCGACCGAGTACGCACGTGCGGCCAAGGGTGGCACCGGTGCCGCCAAGTGCGGTGGCAACTACGCCGCCTCGCTGCTGCCGCAGCAGAAGGCGCAGGCGCAGGGCTGCTCGCAGGTGCTGTTCCTCGACCCGGTCGAAGGCAAGTACCTGGAAGAACTGGGCGGCATGAACGTGTTCCTGGTCTACAAGGACGGCACCCTGGTCACCCCGCAGCTCTCGGGCAGCATCCTCGAGGGCATCACCCGCGAGAGCATCCTGCAGCTGGCCCGCGACCGTGGCATGAAGGTGGAAGAGCGCAAGGTCACCATCGATGAGTGGAAGCAGGGTGTGACCTCGGGCGAGATCGCCGAAGTGTTCGCCTGCGGCACCGCCGCGGTGGTCACCCCGATCGGCCAGCTGAAGGGCGAGGGCTTCTCGGTCGGCGACATCAACGCCCCGGCCGGCGAAGTGACCATGTCGCTGCGCAAGGAGCTGACCGACATCCAGTACGGCCGCCTGCCGGACCGCCACAACTGGCTGGTCAAGCTGGGCTGA
- a CDS encoding transcriptional regulator, whose amino-acid sequence MTQLPDSRALLQLDRLIHEPARLLILSILAGAESAEFGFVEHLSGLSKGNLSSHLSKLEAAGLVAIDKSFRGKRPLTTLQLTPMGRTALAEYRTQLAAIVAGIPDPDRKDA is encoded by the coding sequence ATGACCCAGCTGCCTGACTCCAGAGCGCTGCTCCAGCTCGACCGCTTGATCCACGAGCCGGCACGCCTGCTGATCCTGTCGATCCTGGCAGGTGCCGAATCCGCCGAGTTCGGCTTTGTCGAACATCTCAGCGGGTTGAGCAAGGGCAACCTGTCCAGCCATCTGAGCAAGCTGGAGGCTGCTGGACTGGTCGCCATCGACAAGTCGTTCCGCGGCAAGCGCCCGCTGACCACCCTGCAGTTGACGCCGATGGGCCGCACTGCCCTGGCCGAGTACCGCACACAGCTGGCGGCGATCGTTGCCGGCATTCCCGATCCGGATCGAAAGGACGCCTGA
- a CDS encoding M23 family metallopeptidase — MTLLPRLFAVLVVSFSALIGAAAAADPRQQGAALTTQFYEGHIDALWERMTPQMQAGLQSPQNLVALREQVLAGWGAETELVSEKVEKVDGFDTYLRQARFARSPAIIQVLWAIDADGRIGGFYIRPLQTTPPQAARSGFLDYQTRTRLQLPFNDEYYVFWGGRTVEQNYHAAHAGQRFALDLLVVRDGRSHRGDGLRNDDYYCFGRPILAPADGTVVEVIEGVADNVPGQMNAAQLTGNRVILDHGNEEYSVLAHLRQGSVRVAQGQAVRSGAHLGDCGNSGNSSEPHLHYQLQAGPVFGVGEALPAQFSDYIADGQPVARGEPVKGQRIRPAGVPRAK; from the coding sequence ATGACATTGCTCCCGCGCCTGTTTGCAGTTCTGGTTGTTTCCTTCTCTGCCCTCATCGGCGCGGCTGCGGCTGCAGATCCGCGCCAACAGGGAGCTGCGCTGACCACGCAGTTCTACGAAGGGCACATCGACGCACTGTGGGAACGGATGACGCCGCAGATGCAGGCGGGGCTGCAGTCCCCGCAGAACCTGGTGGCGCTGCGCGAGCAGGTGCTGGCGGGCTGGGGCGCAGAAACCGAGCTGGTCAGTGAGAAGGTCGAGAAGGTTGATGGATTCGACACCTATCTGCGGCAGGCGCGTTTCGCCAGGAGCCCGGCCATCATCCAGGTGCTGTGGGCCATCGACGCCGACGGGCGGATTGGCGGTTTCTACATCCGCCCGCTCCAGACCACGCCACCGCAGGCCGCCAGGAGCGGGTTCCTCGACTACCAGACCCGCACACGGCTGCAACTGCCGTTCAACGATGAGTACTACGTGTTCTGGGGCGGGCGTACCGTCGAACAGAACTACCATGCGGCCCATGCCGGCCAGCGCTTCGCGCTGGATCTGCTGGTGGTCCGCGATGGCCGCTCGCACCGTGGCGATGGCCTGCGCAACGATGACTACTACTGCTTCGGTCGCCCGATCCTCGCGCCCGCCGACGGCACGGTGGTGGAGGTGATCGAGGGTGTCGCCGACAACGTGCCGGGCCAGATGAATGCCGCCCAGCTCACCGGCAACCGCGTCATCCTCGACCACGGCAACGAGGAATACTCGGTGCTGGCGCACCTGCGCCAGGGCAGTGTGCGTGTGGCGCAGGGACAGGCTGTCCGCAGCGGCGCGCACCTCGGTGACTGTGGCAACAGCGGCAACTCCTCCGAGCCGCACCTGCACTACCAGCTGCAGGCCGGGCCCGTGTTCGGTGTCGGCGAAGCGTTGCCGGCACAGTTCTCCGATTACATCGCCGATGGCCAGCCGGTTGCACGCGGCGAGCCGGTCAAAGGGCAGCGCATCCGGCCAGCGGGCGTTCCGCGGGCCAAGTAG
- a CDS encoding S8 family peptidase, with protein sequence MSQVTQPRVRRVWVVLGASVLSSLLLATPALAGDVQLSGLQSAQTHQRFIVKYRDGSAPVANTTALASSLKSAAAGLASSQSRALGLQQVRKLAVGPTLVKTDRPLDQAESEQLMRKLAADPNVEYVEVDQIMRATLTPNDTRFSEQWGFGTSNAGINIRPAWDKATGTGVVVAVIDTGITNHADLNANILPGYDFISDAAMARDGNGRDNNPNDEGDWYGDNECQAGYPGSNSSWHGTHVAGTVAAVTNNSTGVAGTAFNAKVVPVRVLGKCGGYTSDIADAIVWASGGSVSGVPANANPAEVINLSLGGGGSCSSTYQNAINGAVGRGTTVVVAAGNSNTNVSSSVPANCPNVIAVAATTSAGARASFSNYGNGIDISAPGQGILSTLNSGTTTPGSASYASYNGTSMAAPHVAGVVALMQSVAPSPLSPAQVESIIKSTARPLPGACSGGCGAGIIDADAAVAAAINGGGPNPGGNVLQNNVPVTGLGAASGASLSYTVNVPAGSTQLRVAISGGSGDADLYVRQGSAPTDTAYTCRPYLSGNSETCTINSPAAGTWYVRVKAYSTFSGLTLNAQY encoded by the coding sequence ATGTCCCAGGTAACGCAACCGCGTGTGCGTCGAGTGTGGGTGGTCCTTGGTGCGTCCGTTCTGTCATCGCTGCTGCTGGCCACGCCTGCGCTGGCCGGTGATGTCCAGCTCAGCGGCCTGCAGTCCGCACAGACCCACCAGCGTTTCATCGTGAAGTACCGCGACGGCAGCGCGCCGGTGGCCAACACCACCGCACTGGCCTCTTCTCTGAAGAGTGCCGCCGCCGGCCTGGCCAGCAGCCAGAGCCGCGCGCTGGGCCTGCAGCAGGTCCGCAAGCTGGCCGTCGGCCCCACCCTGGTCAAGACCGATCGTCCGCTCGACCAGGCCGAATCCGAGCAGCTGATGCGCAAGCTGGCCGCCGACCCGAACGTGGAATACGTTGAAGTCGACCAGATCATGCGTGCCACGCTGACCCCGAACGACACCCGCTTCAGCGAGCAATGGGGCTTCGGTACCTCCAATGCCGGCATCAACATCCGGCCGGCCTGGGACAAGGCCACCGGCACCGGCGTGGTCGTGGCGGTGATCGACACCGGCATCACCAACCACGCCGACCTCAATGCCAACATCCTGCCGGGCTACGACTTCATCAGTGATGCGGCGATGGCGCGCGACGGCAACGGCCGCGACAACAACCCGAACGATGAGGGTGACTGGTACGGCGACAACGAGTGCCAGGCAGGCTACCCGGGTTCCAACTCCAGCTGGCACGGTACCCACGTGGCCGGCACGGTGGCGGCGGTGACCAACAACAGCACCGGCGTGGCCGGTACCGCGTTCAACGCCAAGGTCGTGCCGGTGCGTGTGCTCGGCAAGTGCGGCGGTTACACCTCCGACATCGCCGACGCGATCGTGTGGGCGTCCGGCGGCAGCGTCAGCGGCGTGCCGGCCAATGCCAATCCGGCCGAGGTCATCAATCTCTCGCTCGGCGGTGGCGGCAGCTGCTCGAGCACCTACCAGAACGCGATCAATGGCGCTGTCGGGCGTGGCACCACCGTGGTGGTCGCTGCCGGCAACAGCAACACCAACGTGTCCTCGTCGGTTCCCGCCAACTGCCCGAACGTGATCGCAGTGGCGGCCACCACCTCGGCCGGTGCGCGTGCCAGCTTCTCCAACTATGGCAACGGCATCGACATCTCGGCACCGGGCCAGGGCATCCTGTCCACCCTCAACAGCGGCACCACCACCCCGGGCAGCGCCAGCTACGCTTCGTACAACGGCACCTCGATGGCGGCACCGCACGTGGCCGGCGTAGTCGCGCTGATGCAGTCCGTAGCCCCGAGCCCGCTGAGCCCGGCGCAGGTGGAGAGCATCATCAAGAGCACTGCACGTCCGCTGCCGGGCGCCTGCTCGGGCGGCTGCGGCGCCGGCATCATCGACGCCGACGCGGCCGTGGCTGCGGCGATCAACGGCGGTGGCCCGAACCCGGGCGGCAACGTGCTGCAGAACAACGTCCCGGTGACCGGCCTTGGCGCTGCCAGTGGCGCTTCATTGAGCTACACGGTCAACGTTCCGGCTGGCAGCACCCAGCTGCGCGTGGCGATCAGTGGCGGCAGCGGTGATGCCGACCTGTACGTTCGCCAGGGCAGTGCTCCGACTGATACCGCCTACACCTGCCGCCCGTACCTGAGCGGCAACAGCGAGACCTGCACCATCAACAGTCCGGCTGCCGGCACGTGGTATGTGCGGGTGAAGGCCTACAGCACCTTCTCGGGCCTGACCCTCAACGCCCAGTACTGA
- a CDS encoding asparaginase domain-containing protein, protein MEELLVVTTGGTIDKIYFDDKSDYQIGDPQIGMILRELGVTFRFNVIPILRKDSLHINDEDRELIRATIAAQPTRHVLVTHGTDSMVQTGQVLATIPEKTIVMTGALSPARFRGSDAEFNIGCAIGAVQSLPSGVYIAMNGRIFDPQHVRKNVAANRFESV, encoded by the coding sequence ATGGAAGAGCTCCTGGTCGTCACCACCGGTGGCACGATCGACAAGATCTACTTCGACGACAAGTCGGACTACCAGATCGGCGACCCCCAGATCGGCATGATCCTGCGCGAGCTGGGCGTGACGTTCCGCTTCAACGTGATTCCGATCCTGCGCAAGGATTCGCTGCACATCAACGATGAGGACCGCGAGCTGATCCGCGCCACCATCGCCGCGCAGCCGACCCGCCACGTGCTGGTGACCCACGGCACCGATTCGATGGTGCAGACCGGCCAGGTGCTGGCCACGATCCCGGAAAAGACCATCGTGATGACCGGTGCGCTGAGCCCGGCACGTTTCCGCGGGTCGGATGCCGAGTTCAACATCGGCTGTGCGATCGGTGCGGTGCAGTCGCTGCCGAGCGGCGTGTACATCGCGATGAACGGGCGGATTTTCGACCCGCAGCACGTGCGCAAGAACGTGGCCGCGAACCGCTTCGAATCGGTCTGA
- a CDS encoding DUF2069 domain-containing protein, whose translation MNRPPRTVLLLALMGLAALFAGWFINDKHWLATQLVFTAPPLALAVALRLGWRKAGFWASVLALGWFSHGVMSAWSHPETRWLALIEIALALLVIFSASLPGLRARFGKRR comes from the coding sequence ATGAACCGCCCGCCGCGCACGGTCCTGCTGCTGGCCCTGATGGGGCTGGCGGCGCTGTTCGCCGGCTGGTTCATCAATGACAAGCACTGGCTGGCCACCCAGCTGGTGTTCACCGCGCCGCCGCTGGCGTTGGCCGTTGCCCTGCGACTGGGCTGGCGCAAGGCCGGTTTCTGGGCCTCGGTGCTGGCCTTGGGCTGGTTCAGCCACGGCGTGATGAGCGCCTGGAGCCACCCAGAGACGCGCTGGCTGGCGCTGATCGAGATCGCGCTGGCCCTGCTGGTGATCTTCAGCGCCAGCCTGCCGGGGCTGCGCGCCCGCTTCGGCAAGCGACGCTGA
- the wrbA gene encoding NAD(P)H:quinone oxidoreductase, producing MGEILVLYYSRGGSVARLARQIARGIGEVPGMTARLRTVPPVAAVTQTAQPPVPDDGAPYVSVQDLVECQGLLLGSPTRFGNMAAPVKHFLDGLGAEWVNGTLSGKPAGVFTSTASMHGGQESTLLSMQVPLLHHGCVIVGIPFTEPALSHTTSGGTPYGASHVAGAADDPQPTDDEAVLARALGRRVADIAQRLAR from the coding sequence ATGGGCGAGATTCTGGTGCTGTACTACAGCCGGGGCGGTTCAGTGGCACGGCTGGCGCGCCAGATCGCGCGGGGCATCGGCGAAGTGCCGGGCATGACCGCGCGCCTGCGCACAGTGCCGCCGGTGGCCGCCGTGACCCAGACCGCACAACCGCCGGTACCCGACGATGGCGCCCCCTACGTGAGCGTGCAGGACCTGGTCGAATGCCAGGGCCTGCTGCTGGGCAGCCCGACCCGCTTCGGCAACATGGCCGCGCCGGTGAAGCACTTCCTGGATGGGCTGGGCGCCGAATGGGTCAATGGCACCCTGTCCGGCAAGCCGGCCGGCGTGTTCACCTCCACCGCCTCGATGCATGGTGGCCAGGAATCGACCCTGCTGTCGATGCAGGTGCCGCTGCTGCACCACGGCTGCGTGATCGTCGGCATCCCGTTCACCGAACCGGCGCTGAGCCATACCACCAGCGGCGGCACGCCCTATGGCGCCAGCCACGTGGCCGGTGCCGCCGATGACCCGCAGCCGACCGACGACGAGGCCGTGCTGGCCCGCGCGCTGGGCCGCCGCGTGGCCGACATCGCACAGCGGTTGGCCCGATGA
- a CDS encoding YihY family inner membrane protein — MEPLDTLNLWMERARDRARAISFGRFLWHRFLDDRLFQAAAALAYTTVFALVPLAIVVFGVLSAFPVFDRWSDQLSDYVFSNFVPNAARAAEGYLRQFSASAGQLTAAGFIALVVSLLITLNSVEETFNQIWRVGSTRPKLTRFLVYWTVLTLGAMLAAASLAVSARVFAMPLFGTQEGRWLADLALRLAPILIEFVCITLMFRVVPHHTVKWRHAVPGAILAAVILELVKWGIGAYLGSFQSYQKLYGTVAFVPILLLWIYLCWVAVLLGASLSSSMAAFRYQPVELRLPQGYEFYGLLRLLGRFHHARAKGKGLADDEILRLEPMLTDSLLQDLACNLQEIGLLRRDERGEWLLARDLEQVSLSDLYECTQLRIPVAEQHLPYRDDTLGRVALAALDDLRLPLRERLKRKVSDIYTDSGDTP, encoded by the coding sequence ATGGAACCTTTGGATACGCTCAACCTGTGGATGGAGCGCGCGCGGGATCGCGCACGCGCCATCAGCTTCGGCCGCTTCCTGTGGCATCGCTTCCTCGACGACCGCCTGTTCCAGGCAGCGGCGGCGCTGGCGTACACCACGGTGTTCGCGTTGGTGCCGCTGGCGATCGTGGTGTTCGGCGTGCTCTCGGCCTTCCCCGTCTTCGACCGCTGGAGCGACCAGCTCAGCGATTACGTCTTCTCCAACTTCGTGCCCAACGCCGCGCGCGCCGCCGAGGGCTACCTGCGGCAGTTCTCGGCCAGTGCCGGTCAGCTCACCGCCGCCGGCTTCATCGCACTGGTGGTCTCGTTGCTGATCACCCTCAACAGCGTCGAAGAGACCTTCAACCAGATCTGGCGGGTCGGCTCGACCCGGCCCAAGCTGACCCGCTTCCTGGTCTACTGGACCGTACTGACCCTGGGCGCGATGCTTGCCGCGGCCTCGCTGGCAGTGTCGGCGCGGGTCTTTGCGATGCCATTGTTCGGCACCCAGGAGGGCCGTTGGCTGGCCGACCTGGCGCTGCGGCTGGCGCCGATCCTGATCGAATTCGTCTGCATCACGCTGATGTTCCGGGTGGTGCCGCACCACACGGTGAAATGGCGGCATGCGGTGCCCGGTGCGATCCTCGCCGCAGTCATCCTCGAACTGGTGAAGTGGGGCATTGGTGCTTACCTGGGCAGCTTCCAGTCCTATCAGAAGCTCTATGGCACGGTGGCCTTCGTGCCGATCCTGCTGCTGTGGATCTATCTGTGCTGGGTGGCGGTGCTGCTGGGCGCGTCGTTGTCCTCGTCGATGGCAGCGTTCCGGTACCAGCCGGTCGAGCTGCGCCTGCCGCAGGGCTACGAGTTCTACGGCCTGCTGCGCCTGCTGGGACGCTTCCACCATGCACGCGCGAAGGGCAAAGGCCTGGCCGACGACGAGATCCTGCGGCTGGAGCCGATGCTGACCGATTCGCTGCTGCAGGACCTGGCCTGCAACCTGCAGGAAATCGGCCTGCTGCGCCGTGATGAGCGCGGTGAATGGCTGCTCGCGCGCGATCTGGAGCAGGTCAGCCTGTCTGATCTGTACGAATGCACCCAGCTGCGCATTCCAGTGGCCGAGCAGCACCTGCCGTACCGCGACGACACCCTGGGCCGCGTCGCACTGGCGGCCCTGGACGACCTGCGACTGCCCCTGCGCGAGCGCCTCAAGCGCAAGGTCAGCGACATCTACACCGATTCTGGAGACACGCCATGA
- a CDS encoding TlpA family protein disulfide reductase yields MTRKTPLPLLLPLALLLALSACKPAQEPTPASSQPPAQAPTPTTPAPVEETPAERTTAEFPTLRMKAVDGSDYDLAAHRGKWVIVNFWATWCAPCRKEMPELSALHAMRSNIEVVGLAYEDIEVPEMQSFLAKHPVTYPIVIVDPFDPPADFATPRGLPLTHLLDPQGKLAHSFLGPVTAADIEKQIAAAK; encoded by the coding sequence ATGACCCGCAAGACCCCGTTGCCGCTGCTGCTCCCGCTGGCCCTGCTGCTGGCGCTGTCGGCCTGCAAGCCGGCGCAGGAGCCGACCCCGGCCAGCAGCCAGCCACCGGCACAGGCACCGACGCCGACCACACCGGCACCGGTCGAAGAGACCCCGGCCGAGCGCACCACTGCCGAGTTCCCGACGCTGAGGATGAAGGCGGTGGATGGCAGCGACTACGACCTGGCCGCGCACCGCGGCAAGTGGGTGATCGTGAATTTCTGGGCGACCTGGTGTGCCCCGTGCCGCAAGGAGATGCCGGAGCTGTCGGCGCTGCATGCGATGCGCAGCAACATCGAGGTGGTTGGCCTGGCCTATGAGGATATCGAGGTGCCGGAGATGCAGTCGTTCCTGGCCAAGCACCCGGTGACCTATCCGATCGTGATCGTGGACCCGTTCGATCCGCCGGCGGACTTCGCCACGCCGCGAGGCCTGCCGTTGACGCATCTGCTGGACCCACAGGGCAAGCTGGCGCACAGCTTCCTCGGGCCGGTGACTGCCGCCGACATCGAAAAGCAGATCGCTGCTGCCAAGTAG
- the ppk2 gene encoding polyphosphate kinase 2, with translation MAKLKRKEYDELLQPLQLELTAMARWVQHSGQRLLVLFEGRDTAGKGGAIQAISQHLNPRQCRVVALPKPTDREATQWYFQRYASHLPAAGEIVLMDRSWYNRAGVERVMGYCSEAEYQQFLRQAPVFEQLLVDDGILLFKYWLCVDQEQQEKRFAERHVDPLKGWKLSPVDLKSRSKYSAYTEAREAMLRATHRADAPWTLVDFNDQRLGRLTLVRNLLDRLPDTRVDAPLPELPKLKGKLHREHYDVLKPIEEFPVEE, from the coding sequence ATGGCCAAGCTCAAGCGCAAGGAATACGACGAACTGCTGCAGCCACTGCAGCTGGAGCTGACGGCGATGGCGCGCTGGGTGCAGCACAGCGGTCAGCGCCTGCTGGTGTTGTTCGAAGGCCGCGACACCGCCGGCAAGGGCGGCGCGATCCAGGCCATCAGCCAGCACCTGAACCCGCGCCAGTGCCGCGTCGTGGCACTACCCAAACCCACCGACCGCGAAGCCACGCAGTGGTACTTCCAGCGTTATGCCTCGCATCTTCCGGCGGCCGGCGAGATCGTGCTGATGGACCGCAGCTGGTACAACCGCGCTGGCGTCGAACGGGTGATGGGGTATTGCAGCGAGGCCGAGTACCAGCAATTCCTGCGCCAGGCACCGGTGTTCGAACAGTTGCTGGTGGATGACGGCATCCTGCTGTTCAAGTACTGGCTGTGCGTGGACCAGGAGCAGCAGGAGAAGCGCTTCGCCGAGCGCCATGTCGATCCACTGAAGGGCTGGAAGCTGTCGCCGGTGGATCTGAAATCGCGCAGCAAATACAGCGCGTACACCGAAGCGCGCGAGGCGATGCTGCGCGCGACCCATCGCGCGGATGCGCCGTGGACGCTGGTGGATTTCAACGACCAGCGGCTGGGGCGGTTGACGCTGGTGCGCAACCTGCTGGACCGGTTGCCGGACACGCGGGTGGATGCACCGTTGCCGGAACTGCCGAAGCTGAAGGGCAAGCTGCATCGAGAGCACTACGATGTGCTGAAGCCGATCGAGGAGTTCCCGGTCGAGGAATAG
- a CDS encoding IS481-like element ISStma3 family transposase, with protein MNNHKNARLTPFSRALLVRRILHEGLRPEEAAQACGVSVRTAYKWLARFRQFGAPGLENRSSRPHQTPHATPAPVVEQIKEHRRKRQTYLTISKALGVGHSTISRLMRAHGLNRLCRLDPPKEVIRYEYDQPGGLLHLDIKKLGNFQRPGHRTDAKRRGNAAGGGWGYVHVAIDDHSRVAFSSVHPNEQGETACQALLGALEYYASLGITFKRILTDNGACYRSTAFAKLLKSLGIKHIRTKPYTPRTNGKAERFIQTSLREWAYACEYASSDQRNSVLNQWLHHYNWHRPHMAIGGQPPISRVRLNNVVGLHN; from the coding sequence ATGAACAATCATAAAAATGCCCGTTTGACGCCGTTTAGTCGAGCGCTTCTGGTCCGCCGCATCCTCCACGAGGGCCTACGCCCGGAAGAAGCAGCTCAAGCGTGTGGCGTAAGTGTGCGTACGGCCTACAAGTGGCTGGCCCGATTCCGCCAGTTCGGGGCACCGGGCCTGGAAAACCGCAGCTCACGGCCTCACCAGACGCCGCATGCCACACCTGCTCCGGTAGTCGAGCAAATCAAGGAGCACCGCCGTAAGCGGCAGACCTACCTGACCATCTCCAAGGCGCTGGGGGTCGGCCACAGTACGATTTCAAGGCTGATGCGCGCCCACGGCCTCAATCGGTTGTGTCGGCTTGATCCGCCCAAGGAGGTCATCCGATACGAATACGATCAGCCCGGAGGGCTGCTGCATCTGGACATCAAGAAGCTGGGCAACTTCCAGCGGCCAGGGCACAGAACCGATGCCAAGCGCAGGGGAAACGCCGCCGGCGGTGGCTGGGGCTACGTCCACGTGGCCATCGACGATCACTCCCGGGTCGCCTTCAGCAGCGTCCACCCCAACGAACAGGGCGAAACCGCCTGTCAGGCGTTGCTGGGCGCTCTGGAGTACTACGCCAGCCTGGGAATCACCTTCAAGCGGATCCTGACCGACAACGGTGCCTGCTATCGCTCTACCGCCTTTGCCAAGCTGCTCAAATCCCTTGGGATCAAGCACATCAGAACCAAGCCCTACACGCCGCGGACCAATGGCAAAGCCGAGCGCTTCATCCAGACCAGCCTGCGCGAGTGGGCTTACGCCTGCGAGTACGCATCCTCGGACCAGCGCAATTCCGTGTTGAACCAATGGCTGCACCACTACAACTGGCACCGTCCCCATATGGCGATCGGCGGCCAGCCACCTATCTCAAGAGTACGGCTGAACAACGTAGTGGGTTTACACAACTAA